GCCCTCCCTTACGAATTGGAGAGAGTAACATGAACAGAAGTGGAGTGCCAGAACCCAGGATTGAGTATGCTCCCAAACATTATATATGCAAGCGTGCGCAGGAACCGTTGATGTTAGACGGTCGTGTGGATAAGGCATTTTGGAATGCGGCTCATTGGACGGAGGATTTCGTTGATATCGAAGGTGATCTTCGTCCGAAGCCAGAGAAACAGACACGGGTAAAAATGCTGTGGGATGACGACTATTTCTATTTTGCTGCCGAGCTGATTGAAGATCAGATCTGGGCTACCCTGACTGAACGTGATTCCGTTATTTTCTATGACAATGACTTCGAGATTTTTATCGATCCCGACGGGGATTCCCATCAATATTATGAGTTCGAGATCAATGCGCTCAATACGGTATGGGACCTGTTATTAGTGAAGCCGTATCGGGATGGTGGGCCTCCGGTTAACGGTTGGGATATTAGCGGTCTCAAGACGGCCGTATATATCGATGGGGAACTGAACAGACCTGGTGCAGAGAACCGGAAATGGAGCGTGGAAGTCGCGATTCCCTGGACCAGTCTAAAGGAATGTGCCGAAGGAAACCGTCCACCTGCGCCGGGTGAGTTCTGGCGCGTCAACTTCTCGCGTGTGGAGTGGCAGACCGAGGTACAGGACGGTGAGTACCGCAAGGTGCTGAATCCAGATACGGGCAAACCTTATCCGGAGGACAACTGGGTGTGGTCACCCATGGGCATCATCAACATGCATTACCCGGAGTTGTGGGGTTATGTTGTATTCTCGTATGACGGCACGGATCAGTCGTTTGAGTTGCCTGAAGACGAACGAATCAAATGGGAGCTTCGCAAGCTTTATTACCGTGAACGTAATT
This Paenibacillus xylanexedens DNA region includes the following protein-coding sequences:
- a CDS encoding carbohydrate-binding family 9-like protein — protein: MNRSGVPEPRIEYAPKHYICKRAQEPLMLDGRVDKAFWNAAHWTEDFVDIEGDLRPKPEKQTRVKMLWDDDYFYFAAELIEDQIWATLTERDSVIFYDNDFEIFIDPDGDSHQYYEFEINALNTVWDLLLVKPYRDGGPPVNGWDISGLKTAVYIDGELNRPGAENRKWSVEVAIPWTSLKECAEGNRPPAPGEFWRVNFSRVEWQTEVQDGEYRKVLNPDTGKPYPEDNWVWSPMGIINMHYPELWGYVVFSYDGTDQSFELPEDERIKWELRKLYYRERNYYEKHGEFTQDMKLLMGEELLSCNPVIETTRSLFQITAPSSDGTALICIREDGKLWKE